From Micromonospora sp. NBC_01699, a single genomic window includes:
- a CDS encoding transporter substrate-binding domain-containing protein yields the protein MTPTSAPPRYRCLATTVAVVLTLTLAAVAGCQSQQDPKLQSVQEKLKQTHIYQQGKLRIGVAGTEPLMGEVENGVYKGFDVEIARYIASSLGYSAEDIEFRAVETENRIPRLQGGDVDLVVSSFSITEEREKLVSFAGPYFVTTQEVLIPVAMKGKIRTIEDLRNPAYRICTSGGSTSEEELGRHKVSPLVVMTTNDCVTGIRAGRYDGMSSDETILAGFMSRYPKEFEIVGMPFGTSERLGIGVPITDPALRDLVAYFLQKSYLAGRNGGSSAWRTAYNKTLGPWLGADRNQPAPEKVPDLIDFDERSPR from the coding sequence ATGACCCCCACGTCCGCGCCACCCCGTTACCGGTGCCTGGCCACCACGGTCGCGGTGGTCCTCACCCTGACCCTCGCCGCAGTGGCCGGCTGCCAGAGTCAGCAGGACCCCAAGCTCCAGTCGGTGCAGGAGAAGTTGAAGCAGACCCACATCTACCAGCAGGGCAAGCTGCGGATCGGGGTGGCCGGCACCGAGCCGCTGATGGGTGAGGTGGAGAACGGCGTCTACAAAGGATTCGACGTTGAGATCGCCCGCTACATCGCCTCGTCGCTGGGGTACTCCGCCGAGGACATCGAGTTCAGGGCGGTCGAGACCGAGAACCGCATTCCCAGGCTCCAGGGTGGCGACGTCGACCTGGTGGTGTCCAGCTTCTCGATCACGGAGGAGCGGGAGAAGCTGGTCAGCTTCGCGGGCCCGTACTTCGTCACCACTCAGGAGGTGCTCATTCCGGTGGCCATGAAGGGGAAGATCCGGACCATCGAGGACCTACGCAATCCCGCGTACCGGATCTGCACCAGCGGCGGCTCGACCAGCGAAGAGGAACTGGGGCGGCACAAGGTCTCACCCCTGGTGGTGATGACGACCAACGACTGCGTCACCGGCATCCGGGCGGGCCGGTACGACGGGATGAGTTCCGACGAGACCATTCTCGCCGGCTTCATGTCCCGCTACCCGAAGGAGTTCGAGATCGTGGGCATGCCGTTCGGCACCAGCGAACGGCTGGGCATCGGCGTCCCGATCACCGACCCTGCACTGCGTGACCTGGTCGCCTACTTCCTGCAAAAGAGCTACCTGGCTGGCCGCAACGGCGGTAGCAGCGCGTGGCGGACCGCGTACAACAAGACCCTCGGACCCTGGCTGGGCGCGGACCGGAACCAACCGGCCCCGGAAAAGGTGCCGGACCTGATCGACTTCGACGAGCGGTCGCCACGGTGA
- a CDS encoding S1 family peptidase has translation MTTRTIRLPALVTAAVLIASAVFTAPVQANTVTAKPATSSATDDKAVASAIAAYRTAYPQMSEAAARAAFDQQLTRKNLQMQVSTDAAYGGSWFDAPSGVMHLSLTSPAAASEALKTAQKLGIRAEAHVVKRSWADLERLAASLQSNSMAKASDGVVGIDVKSNTVTLAVSSQSVSAVKAQGVPAGVTVVTGSNLKRELDAGCTSRLDCDWTIRAGAILKYNGSPVCSVGFTARTSTGQRYAYTAGHCNSGGGTWSTGAQAIGPMTGSIVSGGLDAGIIRNDNPWFQYDTGGEIYIESGSRTMPLNYVAPTMGYLLVGETVCLAANYTSPNGPNRCGIIGSTNDGGMVRVDGLDACGGDSGGGWYWLGSATYRVAYGIHSQSHYGCNGDQGGSQSWFSPIPQITPLWGLAVETRTS, from the coding sequence ATGACCACCAGGACAATCCGGCTGCCGGCGCTCGTCACGGCGGCGGTCCTGATCGCCAGCGCGGTCTTCACCGCGCCCGTTCAGGCGAACACGGTGACGGCGAAGCCGGCGACCTCGTCGGCAACGGACGACAAGGCTGTTGCCTCGGCGATCGCCGCGTACCGCACGGCCTACCCCCAGATGTCCGAGGCCGCCGCCCGGGCGGCGTTCGACCAGCAGTTGACCCGCAAGAACCTGCAAATGCAGGTCTCCACCGACGCCGCGTACGGCGGTTCCTGGTTCGACGCGCCGTCCGGCGTGATGCACCTGTCGCTGACCAGCCCAGCCGCCGCGTCCGAGGCGCTCAAGACGGCGCAGAAGCTCGGCATCCGTGCCGAGGCGCACGTGGTGAAGCGTTCCTGGGCGGACCTGGAGCGGCTGGCCGCGTCCCTCCAGAGCAACAGCATGGCCAAGGCCAGCGACGGCGTGGTCGGCATCGACGTCAAGAGCAACACCGTGACGCTGGCCGTGTCGAGCCAGAGTGTCAGCGCGGTCAAGGCGCAGGGCGTGCCGGCCGGCGTCACCGTCGTCACCGGCTCGAACCTCAAGCGTGAGCTGGACGCCGGCTGCACTTCCCGGCTGGACTGCGACTGGACCATCCGGGCCGGCGCCATCCTGAAGTACAACGGCAGCCCGGTCTGCTCGGTCGGCTTCACCGCGCGTACCTCGACCGGGCAGCGCTACGCCTACACCGCCGGCCACTGCAACAGCGGCGGCGGCACCTGGAGCACCGGTGCCCAGGCGATCGGCCCGATGACCGGCTCGATCGTGTCCGGCGGACTCGACGCGGGCATCATCCGCAACGACAACCCCTGGTTCCAGTACGACACCGGCGGCGAGATCTACATCGAGTCGGGCAGCCGCACCATGCCGCTGAACTACGTGGCTCCGACGATGGGTTACCTCCTGGTCGGCGAGACCGTCTGCCTCGCCGCGAACTACACCTCGCCGAACGGCCCGAACCGCTGCGGCATCATCGGCAGCACCAACGACGGCGGCATGGTCCGGGTCGACGGGCTCGACGCCTGCGGTGGCGACAGCGGCGGCGGCTGGTACTGGCTGGGCTCGGCCACCTACCGGGTGGCGTACGGCATCCACAGCCAGAGCCACTACGGCTGCAACGGCGACCAGGGCGGCAGCCAGTCCTGGTTCAGCCCGATCCCGCAGATCACCCCGCTGTGGGGTCTGGCCGTCGAGACCCGCACCTCCTGA